In a genomic window of Bacillus rossius redtenbacheri isolate Brsri chromosome 4 unlocalized genomic scaffold, Brsri_v3 Brsri_v3_scf4_2, whole genome shotgun sequence:
- the LOC134542350 gene encoding uncharacterized protein LOC134542350, with protein sequence MSNEHILIPASNINTHVLSSVNISDEQFAIPARNDDSCVLASGEMSNEHILIPTSNVDTHVLSSVDISDEQFAIPARNDDSCVLSSGEMSNEQILIPASNIDTHVLSSVNISDEQFAVPARNDDSCVLSSGEMCNEHILIPTSNVDTHVISSSDMADENCPITANTQDTDKADDRAFSGGDMCETTLVHLNSTAENLSSHEAFSKPFNDGVPVKDNPIIPQYFKHIDMAGVSYPTVTVLVADNSESSHLTTTQSRNVQLGVSSQETSGSKMNYLDESSEDELSLLYSSDSYKIGSDELETSESNFDEPIYNRKRKKEIDITTAATSNVKKFLKSNTNEKVKNNNARIDCKQSTHSPEFREEIASSSKANIRTASKMGRKKKQEVNLVSSSDASDCSDPERIGNVPMRKRKGGNNRNKRKENIDKGEPYISSKGFPVHGKSVKPNPCHKCRLHCASISEATQHEIFSTYYSTLTRQQQRDWLRSHSTKIPVSRRTTGRPSGRNFTYRYHIEIDGKVVYVCLQFLMATLGISKKLLQYSLQNMSILKTAKPDQRGKAPSCMKTPDSASKEVEIFIKDLPAVPSHYNRANSNKRYLPANLNRRLVYEDYKKYLTEKGKSNFVSLQVFKKIFNKFNIGFHKPKKDKCVTCEEMRNRNKSFGLSEEDKIRFQAHKKEKKATYREYKNDIEKAKSSENLIVASFDLQRVLVNPHSESTLMYYSRKYAYYNLTIYENKTHDGMCYLWGECDGKKGSLEIATCVQLWLEGIN encoded by the coding sequence ATGTCTAATGAACATATTCTAATACCTGCAAGTAACATCAACACCCATGTGCTGTCCAGTGTTAATATATCTGATGAACAATTTGCCATACCTGCAAGAAATGATGACTCCTGTGTTCTGGCCAGTGGTGAAATGTCTAATGAACATATTCTCATACCTACAAGTAACGTCGACACCCATGTGCTGTCCAGTGTTGATATATCTGATGAACAATTTGCCATACCTGCAAGAAATGATGACTCCTGTGTTCTGTCCAGTGGTGAAATGTCTAATGAACAAATTCTCATACCAGCAAGTAACATCGACACCCATGTGCTGTCCAGTGTTAATATATCTGATGAACAATTTGCAGTACCTGCAAGAAATGATGACTCCTGTGTTCTGTCCAGTGGTGAAATGTGTAATGAACATATTCTTATACCTACAAGTAATGTCGACACCCATGTGATTTCCAGTAGTGATATGGCTGATGAAAATTGTCCCATAACAGCAAATACACAAGACACTGATAAAGCTGATGATCGTGCATTTTCCGGAGGTGATATGTGCGAGACTACACTAGTCCATTTGAATTCAACTGCTGAAAATTTATCCTCGCATGAAGCTTTCAGTAAACCTTTTAATGATGGTGTGCCAGTTAAAGATAATCCAATtataccacaatatttcaagCATATTGATATGGCTGGGGTAAGTTATCCAACAGTTACGGTTCTTGTTGCGGATAATAGTGAATCTTCCCATTTAACCACAACACAAAGTAGAAATGTTCAGTTAGGAGTAAGTTCTCAAGAAACATCAGGGTCCAAAATGAACTACCTAGATGAATCATCCGAAGATGAATTGTCTTTACTGTACTCTTCGGACAGTTATAAAATAGGATCAGATGAATTAGAAACTTCAGAATCAAATTTTGATGAACCCATTTATAAtcgtaaaagaaaaaaagaaattgaCATAACTACAGCAGCTACTTCTAacgtgaaaaaatttttaaaaagtaatactaacgaaaaagttaaaaataataatgctagaATAGACTGCAAGCAATCGACACACAGTCCTGAATTCCGAGAAGAAATTGCTAGCAGTTCCAAGGCAAATATAAGAACTGCTAGTAAaatgggaaggaaaaaaaaacaagaagtgAACTTAGTTTCATCAAGTGATGCAAGTGATTGCTCAGATCCTGAGAGAATTGGAAATGTTCCTATGAGGAAGAGAAAAGGTGGAAACAATcgaaataaaagaaaagaaaacattgataaaggAGAGCCATATATAAGCAGTAAAGGTTTTCCAGTCCATGGTAAGTCAGTTAAACCTAATCCATGCCATAAATGTAGACTGCATTGTGCAAGTATCAGCGAAGCAACCCAGCatgaaatattttcaacttaTTACAGTACATTGACAAGACAGCAGCAAAGAGACTGGTTACGTTCACATAGCACAAAAATCCCCGTTAGCAGAAGAACTACAGGAAGACCATCAGGACGTAATTTCACTTACAGATATCACATAGAGATAGATGGTAAAGTTGTTTATGTATGCCTGCAATTTTTGATGGCTACACTTGGTATTTCAAAAAAGCTATTGCAATATTCATTACAAAATATGTCAATATTGAAGACTGCAAAACCAGACCAAAGAGGAAAAGCACCCAGCTGTATGAAAACACCAGATTCAGCTAGCAAAGAAGTAGAAATTTTCATCAAGGATCTTCCAGCAGTACCCTCTCATTATAATAGAGCAAACAGCAACAAAAGGTACTTACCTGCCAACCTGAACAGACGTCTTGTATACGAGGACTATAAAAAATATCTGACAGAAAAAGGAAAATCTAACTTTGTGTCCcttcaagtatttaagaaaatatttaataaattcaatattGGATTCCACAAACCAAAAAAAGATAAATGTGTTACTTGCGAGGAAATGAGGAATAGAAACAAAAGCTTTGGTTTATCGGAAGAAGATAAAATTAGGTTTCAAGCtcataagaaagaaaaaaaggctacatacaggGAATATAAAAATGATATAGAAAAAGCAAaaagttctgaaaacttaattgTGGCAAGTTTTGACCTTCAGCGTGTACTTGTAAATCCCCATTCAgaaagtacattaatgtattacaGCAGAAAATATGCTTACTACAATTTGACAATATACGAAAATAAAACCCATGATGGAATGTGCTACCTGTGGGGAGAATGTGATGGTAAGAAAGGATCTTTAGAAATTGCAACATGTGTGCAGCTATGGTTAGAAGGAATAAATTGA